ATAATAAATTTCTTCGGCTGTAGATTGTGTCTATCTATATCATTACCTGAATTCTGCATCATCATATCAATTCAAATTTAATAATAACACCAACTGTACTACCGGAAGGTACAAAAAACTACCAAACATGACCTTTCTTGCCGACTCGATATCCAGTTTTACAAAAAGCTTTATTGCCAGCCAGGTAAACCACAGCCCTATTGCTAGAGATACTATAGCAACAATATTGCCACCAAACCCATAAATCGTTGGTAATAAACTTACAGGAATTAATAATATCGTACTAAATAAAACAAATCCGGCGCTAACTTTATCCCTTTCCGTTGTTGGCAACAATCTAAATCCTGCCTTTTTATAATCGTCATCCAATACCCATGCTATCGCCCAGAAATGCGGAAACTGCCATACAAACTGTATTGCGAATAGAATAATAGCAATTTCGTAATCAATGCTTTGAAATTCTTTCATATTTCCCAAAGCTGCCAAATATCCTATAAGCGGAGGTAAAGCCCCTGGTATTGCTCCAACAAAAACTGCTATTGGAGACTTTCGCTTCATCGGCGTATAAGCAAAAGCATATAGCAGGATACTAAAAACTGAAATAAGACCGGTTTCAAGATTAAGGATCATTAACAGCCTGGTTCCAATTATACCCATTACCAGACCTATCACAAGCCCCTGTCCTGTAGTCATTCTACCAGAAGGCATGGGTCTGTCCTTAGTTCTGGTCATTAATTTATCTAAATCCTTCTCAATAATTTCGTTAAAGCAATTAGCAGCCCCTGTAACTAAAAAACCTCCTAGAATTAGAATCAGCCAGTTTGCCCAATCAATGCTTTCGATATTGCCCCTTTCAATCTGGATTTTCTGTCCTATTAAAAAGGTTACAGAAGCAGAAAAAACGACTAACAGCGTTAATCTTAACTTGACTAAATTCTTAAAATCTGCAAAAAACGTTTTCAATTCCCTCCCATCTTAACAGATGCTTTTCTCAGCATCAAAAACAAATAAAATTGCTCTCCAAACATCAGCGTGGCCAAAACCATATGTAAAGCCTGTGCGGCGGGAGGCATCGCAAAGAAATTCAAAATAAGTCCCAAAATATACTGAAGAACTACTAAGAAAAGTCCATATATGGCGTACTTTAGTTGTTCCTGACCTACTCGGTTCTTTTTAACCATAAAAAAGATCAATAAATTAGACAGCACAATAGATACCGCCAGTAATTTATGATCCAGATATATCTTCCCTGTATGTTCCAACCATTCCGACCTTGCTATTCCCGGATATGCCTGAATTATAGCATCAATTGTTTCTCTTAACTCTGTTCCTATAATAATTTGGGAAAAACTTAAAAGTAAGGCCCCAAATACAATCAGCTTAACAAGCTTTGATGTACTTTGCGCCAGAATGCTTTGGTCGGTTAGCGATCTAGCATAATGATAAGTATAGATAGCGATAGCCAGAATTAAAACAGCAACTATCATATGTACTGTAATTGTCCACGCCAATAAATTGGTAGAAACAACTATTGAACCCAGCCAGGCTTGAAAACCTAGCAGAAAAACATTGATAAGGCTTAATAGAACTATTCTTTTATGTGCTTTGAGATAATAAAAAGAACTTATAAAAGTCAGGAATACAAAAACACCTATTAAAGCACCGGCCAACCTATTGATATATTCGGTGTATGTCTTTGTAACATTAAATTCCTCAGGTATTTTTATAGATTCGTCGTGACGAACTTTATCAGCCAAATCACGATATCCCATTTTGTCTAGCATCTTTGCAAACTTTTCGTTTTTAGCTAAACGTTGAGCAACATATTTTTCCTGATAATCTTTTGGAAGCTGAGATACGTCTGTAGGTGGTATATAATGGTCAAAACACTTCGGCCAATCCGGGCATCCCATCCCTGCTCCGCTACTTCTCACAATTCCGCCTGCCAAAATCACCAGAAAAAGGAAAACGATAGTATAAAAATTATACTTAATAAACCTCTTTTCTTTTTTTTGATCCATTACTTTATATAATGATGGGGTATCTAGTAAGTATTCTTACGTGGATACCCCATAATTTTATTATCAATTTTTGAAGAATACTAATTATACTTCTTCACTTCTTTCTACAGCATTTTGGGCATTCCATTGCTCTTGTATTCTTTCTGCTTCTTCGTTACCTTCAAAGTCATGAGGTAAGTTAGAACTCATTGTTTGAGAATGAGGTACAGTTTGAAGAATAAAGTCTTCATGGTGACCTGGCTTACTATAGTCGTACGGCCAACGGTATACTGTAGGTATTTCTCCCGGCCAGTTTCCATGGATACGCTCTACCGGAGTAGTCCATTCTAATGTATTCGATTTCCAAGGGTTTTGCTCTGCTTTTTTACCATAGAATATAGAATGGAAATAGTTATATACAAATATAAGCTGAGCTAGACCTCCTACTATTGCTGCCCAGGTAACAAATACGTTAACAGACAACCATTCATGCATAAATTCAAACTCTGTGAAAGCATAGTATCTACGCGGAACGCCATCCAATCCCATAAAGTGCATTGGGAAGAATACTAAGTAAGCTGCCACGAAAGTGATCCAGAAGTGTAAGTAACCTAACTTCTCATCCATCATTCTTCCGTACATTTTAGGGAACCAATGGTAAACACCACTAATCATACCAAATATCGCAGCAGATCCCATAACAAGATGGAAGTGAGCAACAACAAAATAAGTATCATGCAAGTTGATGTCCAAAGTAGCATTCCCTAAGAAGATACCTGTTAAACCTCCGGAGATAAAGAAAGATACCAAACCGATTGCAAATAACATCGCTGGTGTAAATCTGATATTACCTCTCCAAAGCGTAGCTAAGTAGTTAAATGTCTTAACAGCAGAAGGAACCGCAATAATTAATGTTGTAATCATAAATACCCCACCTAAGAAAGGATTCATACCCGTTACAAACATATGGTGTCCCCATACAATGAAAGACAATACTGTAATACCTATTAAAGAGTAAACCATCGCATGGTAACCAAAGATAGGTTTACGGGAATTAGTAGAGATAATCTCTGAAGAGATACCCAAAGCAGGCATAATTACGATATATACCTCTGGGTGACCTAAGAACCAGAATAAGTGCTGGAATAAAATAGGGCTACCACCTTCGTTTGGTAATGCTTGTCCACCAATATAGATATCAGACAAGTAGAACGAGGTACCAAAGCTTCTATCAAAAATCAAAAGTACCACTGCGGCTACCAACACCGGGAAAGATAACAAACCTACAATCGCTGTTAAGAAGAATGCCCAAATAGTTAAAGGCATTTTCCATAGGTCCATTCCTTTTGTACGCAGGTTAAGTACTGTAGAAATATAGTTAATACCTCCCATTAAACTTGATATAATGAAAAGTACCATAGATACCAACCATAGCGTCATACCCAGTCCAGAACCCGGCATCGCTTTAGGCACTGCAGATAGTGGAGGATAAATTGTCCATCCAGCTCCAGCAGGTCCCGACTCTATAAAGAACGTACCAACCATTACAACACTAGCTGCAAAAAACAACCAGTATGACAGCATGTTCATGAATGGAGAAGCCATATCACGAGCACCTAATTGTAAAGGAATTAACAAGTTAGAGAAAGTACCACTTAAACCCGCAGTTAATACGAAGAATACCATAATGGTACCGTGAATAGTCACTAACGATAAAAAGAAGTTAGGATCTAACCTGCCGTCCGGAGCAAATTTACCTAGTAACACTTCTAATAACGGAAATGATGAATCAGGATAAGCTAACTGAATCCTGAATAATAAGGATAAAGTCATCGCAATCAATCCCATGATAATACCAGTTATTAGGTATTGTTTTGCGATCATTTTATGATCCTGGCTGAAGATATACTTTGTCCAGAATGTTTCATGATGATGACCGTGTGAATGGTCATCATGGTGATGTATATCTGTATGAATTGCAGCTGTTGCCATAATCTCTAATATTTTCTTAGTTGTTTAATGCAATTTGTTTACTGATACCATTTTCTTTCTCAAGAGCTAACTGGTATTCCTTCTTCATATCTTCGGTTACAATAGGCTTTTGTTCTACTAACCATTTTTGATATTCCTTCTCGCTAACAACTTTTACATTGAACTTCATGTTATAATGAGAACCTCCACAAATTTTCGCACATAACAAGATGTATTCAAATTTCGGATCATTGGTTTTCTCCTGCATTTCTGCAGTTGTTATTGTTGGCGTGAACTGGAAGAAAGTTGGCATACCCGGAACACAGTTCATCTGCACTCTAAAGTGAGGCATATAGAAACTATGTAATACGTCCATAGATGTCAATGTGAATCTCACTGGTCTGTTAACCGGTAATACAATTTCATTTACATGCAAATCGTCATAGTTTCTTTTATCAGACAAATCCAGCCCCATTGCATTAAGTCCGTTTAAGCTACCAATTAATTTGTAGTTTTTCTTTCCGTTCTCATTATCAGCACCGGCGTATCTTACGTTCCACTTAAACTGTTGTGCTGTAATATCGATTTTAATTGCCTTAGCTATATCACCCTCAGAAACATTGGTAATTCCTCTCCAAATAAAGAATCCCATTAAAACCAATATCGACAATGCTATCGCAGGAATAATAGTCCAGTATTTCTCTAATGTATCGTTGTGAGGATAAAAATAAGCCTTCTTCTTCTTGCTGAATTTGTATTTAAAAACAAAGAAGAATAAAGCGATGTGCGTCAATACAAAAACAATTGTAGTAATTATTAATGTTGTATTGAACATACTGTCTACAGACTTACCATGCTCAGACGCCGCTGCAGGTAAAATTTGAGCTCCGTGAACGGCATAGGACCAATAAGTTCCATAAAGACCTGTAAGTAAAGCTACAATGAATAAAATTCCATTGAATTTATTCCATGCAATTCCCTCCTTCTTGCCCTGGATGTTCTTGGTTAATTCGTACACACGAAGAACTTTACCAATTACACCAATAAATAATGCAATTAAAAGGAATATCAAAACATAATAGGATACTACCTTACCCAAACCTTCATGTTTCGCAGCAGCGTCAACTGCCTGTTCTGCAGTTTGCGCCATTACCGAAGTTAATGACAGAGACATTAACCCAAATAACGACAGCGCTGCTCTTAAATTTAAATACTTCTTTATATTCATTTTATTTTAAGTAGTATCAGTTTCTATTTAAATATGATGATGCACACTCTCCTCTAAGAATGGATGGTTTTTCGGAGCTAATGCTACCTTGCTTAGTGCATTCAATGTTAAGAATGTAAACAAGCCAACGAATCCGAAGAAAATTCCAATCTCAATTATTCCAAATCCTCTATGCGCTTCTACAGTACCTGGCATGATCATCATATAATAATCTAACCAGTGACCGCATATAATTAATATGGCAACAAATAACATAACGTTCATTTTACGTTTAGCATCTCTTGTCATTAAGATTAATAATGGAGAAACAAAGTTCATAATTAGATTTAACCAAAACCATGGTAAATATTCAGGCTCAAATCTCTTGTAAAAATACACTGTTTCTTCCGGCATATTTGCGTAATAAATCAATAGAAATTGTGCAAACCAAACGTAAGTCCAGAAAATAGAAAACGCAAACATGAATTTACCTAAGTCATGAATATGGTTATCATTAATCCAGGTCAAATAACCATTTTTCTTCAATAAGATAACGGTTATAGCGATAGCCGATAATCCCGTTACCCACATTGCTGCGAAATTGTACCAACCGAACATAGTGGAAAACCAATGTGCTTCTAAAGACATTATTGTGTCGAATGCCCAGATTGGTGTGGTAAAACCAAAGATTACCAAGAATATAGCAGAGTTCTTAATACTTCTTTTGTAACTATTTAATCCCCCTTCTAAATCTTCGTTATTAGACAGCTTTGGCAATAAATAGCCAAAAAAGCTATATATAGCAAGAAAAATAACTAGTCTGGTAAGGAAAAACGGCGCATTTAAATATCCTGCTTTTCCAGCGATAAGTGGATCGTAGTTTTTGTGTCCTACTTCCGTAAGTCCCTCACCGTTCCAGTGATGGTATAAATTATGTGTACCTAAACCTGCTGCAGCAATTATTATTAAAATAATACTGGCTATAGGCAACACCTTTGAAAATGCCTGAGGTATACGAATCAAGCCTGCTGACCATCCTGCTTGTGCCACATATTGTACTGCTAGAAAGAAAGTTCCCGCTGCACATACACAAGTAAAATAATACCCCATTAACAATAAGTTAGCGAAGGTTCTTTCTGCATGGTGATTTGAACCGTCCTCTGTTAAAAAACCGTATGCGATAGCAACAATACCGACCAAAATCGCTACCAAACTATACGTTTTAGCTTTTCCTGAGAATTCGAATTGTTCCGAAAAATTATGCGTATGACTGTGAGTTCCCATTTTATTTTTTGATCAATTATTGTTGTCCTTTTTGTAATTGGTTAACATACATTACTACTTTCCATCTTTCTTCCGGAGAAAGCTGAGAAGCGTAAGATCCCATTAAGTTTAACCCATACTCTATAGTGTGGTAAATCTGTCCCGGAGTCAGGTCTTTCATTAAACCACCTCTCGATGAGTTACCAGTAGCATATGATGGAGGAGCAGGATATTTCCCTAACTCAACAATGTGACCATTTCCACTACCATCTCCGTGGCAAGGCCCACACATAGCCACATATAACTGCTTACCCTGTGCTAAATTCTTTTCATTAACTTCAAATGGATTAACTGCAGCTTTTGAAGCTTCATAACCCTCTCTGGTATTCGGATACTCAAATTTTGTATACCCGATAGGCACAGTTCCTGCTGGAGGTACTTGTGCTGTCTTTCCATCAGCAAAATTTGGGTTTTTCATATCCGGATTGTATGCAATAGATTCATACATATTCGGAGCATATTCTAACCCAGTACTTCTCTTGTCTTTACAAGAGCTTAATATAGCTACAGTGCCTAAAGCTACTAATGCAATACTTACTATACTGGTCTTATTCATAGCTAACATATTTTCTATCGTTGTACTTAACCTCTACTGCGCCAGTTTCTTTAAACAAAGAATCAATCTTCTCGTGGTCTGTGTTTTCTGCTGCATCAACGGCTAACACAAAACGGTCATCAGTAGCTCTAAAATCCATTACTCTTGGTGCTCTCCCTGGAAAAAGATGCGTTCTGTAAAAGAAAGTAAATCCCATTCCATAAGACGCAAATAAAACCGTAAGCTCAAACATGATCGGAATAAAATCCGGAAATGCAAAGGCTGGCTTACCACCTATATTCATTGGCCAAT
This genomic interval from Pseudopedobacter saltans DSM 12145 contains the following:
- a CDS encoding DUF3341 domain-containing protein, with translation MSNTKYILASYADPDHMMAGIDALQKSNIKIYDAFTPMPIHGIEDKLGVKRSRLPIVAFLFGITGTICAFSLMYYTLVYDWPMNIGGKPAFAFPDFIPIMFELTVLFASYGMGFTFFYRTHLFPGRAPRVMDFRATDDRFVLAVDAAENTDHEKIDSLFKETGAVEVKYNDRKYVSYE
- a CDS encoding COX15/CtaA family protein; this translates as MDQKKEKRFIKYNFYTIVFLFLVILAGGIVRSSGAGMGCPDWPKCFDHYIPPTDVSQLPKDYQEKYVAQRLAKNEKFAKMLDKMGYRDLADKVRHDESIKIPEEFNVTKTYTEYINRLAGALIGVFVFLTFISSFYYLKAHKRIVLLSLINVFLLGFQAWLGSIVVSTNLLAWTITVHMIVAVLILAIAIYTYHYARSLTDQSILAQSTSKLVKLIVFGALLLSFSQIIIGTELRETIDAIIQAYPGIARSEWLEHTGKIYLDHKLLAVSIVLSNLLIFFMVKKNRVGQEQLKYAIYGLFLVVLQYILGLILNFFAMPPAAQALHMVLATLMFGEQFYLFLMLRKASVKMGGN
- the cyoE gene encoding heme o synthase; protein product: MKTFFADFKNLVKLRLTLLVVFSASVTFLIGQKIQIERGNIESIDWANWLILILGGFLVTGAANCFNEIIEKDLDKLMTRTKDRPMPSGRMTTGQGLVIGLVMGIIGTRLLMILNLETGLISVFSILLYAFAYTPMKRKSPIAVFVGAIPGALPPLIGYLAALGNMKEFQSIDYEIAIILFAIQFVWQFPHFWAIAWVLDDDYKKAGFRLLPTTERDKVSAGFVLFSTILLIPVSLLPTIYGFGGNIVAIVSLAIGLWFTWLAIKLFVKLDIESARKVMFGSFLYLPVVQLVLLLNLN
- a CDS encoding c-type cytochrome, which translates into the protein MLAMNKTSIVSIALVALGTVAILSSCKDKRSTGLEYAPNMYESIAYNPDMKNPNFADGKTAQVPPAGTVPIGYTKFEYPNTREGYEASKAAVNPFEVNEKNLAQGKQLYVAMCGPCHGDGSGNGHIVELGKYPAPPSYATGNSSRGGLMKDLTPGQIYHTIEYGLNLMGSYASQLSPEERWKVVMYVNQLQKGQQ
- a CDS encoding cytochrome c oxidase subunit I, encoding MATAAIHTDIHHHDDHSHGHHHETFWTKYIFSQDHKMIAKQYLITGIIMGLIAMTLSLLFRIQLAYPDSSFPLLEVLLGKFAPDGRLDPNFFLSLVTIHGTIMVFFVLTAGLSGTFSNLLIPLQLGARDMASPFMNMLSYWLFFAASVVMVGTFFIESGPAGAGWTIYPPLSAVPKAMPGSGLGMTLWLVSMVLFIISSLMGGINYISTVLNLRTKGMDLWKMPLTIWAFFLTAIVGLLSFPVLVAAVVLLIFDRSFGTSFYLSDIYIGGQALPNEGGSPILFQHLFWFLGHPEVYIVIMPALGISSEIISTNSRKPIFGYHAMVYSLIGITVLSFIVWGHHMFVTGMNPFLGGVFMITTLIIAVPSAVKTFNYLATLWRGNIRFTPAMLFAIGLVSFFISGGLTGIFLGNATLDINLHDTYFVVAHFHLVMGSAAIFGMISGVYHWFPKMYGRMMDEKLGYLHFWITFVAAYLVFFPMHFMGLDGVPRRYYAFTEFEFMHEWLSVNVFVTWAAIVGGLAQLIFVYNYFHSIFYGKKAEQNPWKSNTLEWTTPVERIHGNWPGEIPTVYRWPYDYSKPGHHEDFILQTVPHSQTMSSNLPHDFEGNEEAERIQEQWNAQNAVERSEEV
- a CDS encoding cytochrome c oxidase subunit II, with the protein product MNIKKYLNLRAALSLFGLMSLSLTSVMAQTAEQAVDAAAKHEGLGKVVSYYVLIFLLIALFIGVIGKVLRVYELTKNIQGKKEGIAWNKFNGILFIVALLTGLYGTYWSYAVHGAQILPAAASEHGKSVDSMFNTTLIITTIVFVLTHIALFFFVFKYKFSKKKKAYFYPHNDTLEKYWTIIPAIALSILVLMGFFIWRGITNVSEGDIAKAIKIDITAQQFKWNVRYAGADNENGKKNYKLIGSLNGLNAMGLDLSDKRNYDDLHVNEIVLPVNRPVRFTLTSMDVLHSFYMPHFRVQMNCVPGMPTFFQFTPTITTAEMQEKTNDPKFEYILLCAKICGGSHYNMKFNVKVVSEKEYQKWLVEQKPIVTEDMKKEYQLALEKENGISKQIALNN